The Rhizobium sp. Pop5 genome segment CGCTTGTTGAGATAAATGGAAGAACAATTCTATTTGATACCGGGATGGGGTCTTCCAAAGCTTTCGGGCCCACCACAGGTCGACTCCTAGCCAGCCTGAGAGAGGCAGGTCGAGATCCGACGGAGATCGATGCGGTGGTTCTGTCGCACGCCCATATCGATCATATCGGCGGTCTGTGCGATGGCAATGGAAGGTTAAATTTCCCGAACGCCGACATCTTCATCAGTGAGCGAGACTTCACGGACTGGACGGACGGGTCGTCGATCGATTCTTCATTTCAATTTCAAATCGATAACGCTCGGCGAAACCTGCTTCCCCACAAGGATCGGACCTTCTTTTTCAAAGACGGCGAGGAGTTCTTGCCGGGCGTTCACGCGATTTCGGCCCCCGGCCACACGCTCGGTCATCATTGTTTTATGCTGCAGTCGGGAAACGATCGCCTCTGTTTTCTCGGCGACCTTACGCACCATCATATCCTGTTGATGGAGAGGCCGATGATGGAATTCCGATACGACACGGACCCGAAGCTGTCAGCTAGATCCCGCACGCGCGTGCTTGATATGCTGGCGACAGATCGCATTGCGGTAATGTCCTATCACTTCGCATGGCCAGGTGCCGGGCATGTGGTGCGAAACGGAGACGGATTCCGCTATATCCCCTCTCCAATGCAGTTGCTTGCACATCGATAAGGAATTTCAAAGATGCAGATGCGTTCGGTAATCCTCAGGGAGTCGGGTCTGCCGAAGCCCTATTCAAATTCGAAACCTCTTAAGATTGAGCTTGTGGAACTGACGCCGCCTGGCCCCATGGAGGTGTTGGTCAAGATCAAGG includes the following:
- a CDS encoding MBL fold metallo-hydrolase produces the protein MHHLAKLPYFYPFEFGDGKITVLSDGPLELGDPRLNFLGVEPRTVSLMLEDNFLPTNKVVLEQNVPLVEINGRTILFDTGMGSSKAFGPTTGRLLASLREAGRDPTEIDAVVLSHAHIDHIGGLCDGNGRLNFPNADIFISERDFTDWTDGSSIDSSFQFQIDNARRNLLPHKDRTFFFKDGEEFLPGVHAISAPGHTLGHHCFMLQSGNDRLCFLGDLTHHHILLMERPMMEFRYDTDPKLSARSRTRVLDMLATDRIAVMSYHFAWPGAGHVVRNGDGFRYIPSPMQLLAHR